From Agrobacterium fabrum str. C58, a single genomic window includes:
- the traR gene encoding autoinducer-binding transcriptional regulator TraR gives MQHWLDKLTDLAAIQGDECILKDGLADLAEHFGFTGYAYLHIQHKHTIAVTNYHRDWRSAYFENNFDKLDPVVKRAKSRKHVFAWSGEQERSRLSKEERAFYAHAADFGIRSGITIPIKTANGSMSMFTLASERPAIDLDREIDAAAAAGAVGQLHARISFLQTTPTVEDAAWLDPKEATYLRWIAVGMTMEEVADVEGVKYNSVRVKLREAMKRFDVRSKAHLTALAIRRKLI, from the coding sequence ATGCAGCACTGGCTGGACAAGTTGACCGATCTTGCCGCAATTCAGGGCGACGAGTGCATCCTGAAGGATGGCCTTGCCGACCTTGCCGAACATTTCGGCTTCACCGGCTATGCCTATCTCCATATCCAGCACAAACACACCATCGCGGTCACCAATTATCATCGTGACTGGCGATCGGCTTACTTCGAGAACAACTTCGACAAGCTCGATCCGGTCGTCAAGCGCGCGAAATCCAGGAAGCACGTCTTTGCCTGGTCCGGCGAACAGGAACGATCGCGGCTATCGAAGGAAGAGCGTGCCTTCTACGCGCATGCGGCCGATTTCGGCATCCGCTCCGGCATCACCATTCCGATCAAGACCGCCAACGGATCAATGTCGATGTTCACGCTGGCGTCGGAAAGGCCGGCGATCGACCTCGACCGTGAGATCGACGCGGCCGCAGCCGCGGGCGCCGTCGGGCAGCTCCATGCCCGCATCTCTTTCCTTCAGACCACTCCGACAGTGGAAGATGCCGCCTGGCTCGATCCGAAAGAGGCGACCTATCTCAGATGGATCGCCGTCGGCATGACAATGGAGGAAGTCGCAGACGTGGAGGGCGTCAAGTACAACAGCGTCCGTGTCAAGCTCCGCGAGGCCATGAAGCGCTTCGACGTTCGCAGCAAGGCCCATCTCACCGCCCTCGCAATCAGAAGAAAGCTGATCTGA
- the gtfA gene encoding sucrose phosphorylase, protein MQNKVQFITYVDRLTRGGFRQLKELVDGKFAGLFGGVHVLPFFNPIDGADAGFDPTDHTIVDPRLGDWEDVRALSGSVEIMADLIVNHVSSQSGAFTDFIAKGSASEFADMFMTFDKVFPDGATEEDLLRIYRPRPGLPFSKVTLADGTQRMLWTTFTPEQIDIDVHSAKGTTYLETILDRFSEANVTAIRLDAAGYAIKKAGSSCFMIDDTYAFLEEVAGKARNRGMEVLVEIHSYHRDQIEIAKKVDRVYDFALPPLILHALFTGDATPLAKWLAISPRNAITVLDTHDGIGVIDVGAHSDGRAGLLEPQAIDNLVGEIHRRSDGQSRQATGAAASNLDLYQVNCTYYDALGRNDNDYLIARAIQFFAPGIPQVYYVGLLGGVNDMDLLAKTGVGRDINRHYYGNDEIGTALETPLFHRLSNLIRFRNTHPAFGGALKATIADAGALVLSWQHGDAFAELKISFADRKASIAASGQSEMQIVE, encoded by the coding sequence ATGCAAAACAAAGTGCAGTTTATCACCTATGTTGACCGCCTGACCAGAGGTGGTTTCAGGCAATTGAAGGAACTGGTCGATGGCAAGTTCGCTGGCCTGTTCGGCGGCGTCCATGTCTTGCCTTTCTTCAATCCGATCGATGGCGCTGATGCCGGATTCGATCCAACAGATCACACGATCGTCGATCCGCGCCTCGGCGACTGGGAGGATGTGCGGGCTTTGTCGGGATCCGTGGAAATCATGGCCGATCTTATCGTCAACCATGTCTCATCGCAATCCGGCGCATTCACGGACTTCATTGCCAAGGGTTCGGCGTCCGAATTTGCCGACATGTTCATGACGTTCGATAAGGTATTTCCCGATGGCGCCACCGAAGAAGACCTTCTGAGGATCTATCGACCGCGCCCCGGTTTACCGTTTTCGAAGGTGACCCTGGCTGATGGTACTCAGCGGATGCTCTGGACAACCTTCACACCGGAGCAGATCGACATCGATGTCCACAGCGCCAAAGGCACAACCTATCTCGAAACGATCCTCGATCGCTTTTCGGAGGCGAATGTGACGGCGATCCGCCTCGACGCCGCGGGATACGCGATCAAGAAAGCGGGCAGCAGTTGCTTCATGATCGACGATACCTACGCATTCCTCGAAGAAGTGGCTGGAAAGGCCCGCAACCGCGGCATGGAGGTTCTGGTCGAGATTCATAGTTATCATCGTGACCAAATCGAGATCGCGAAGAAGGTCGACCGGGTGTACGATTTCGCACTACCACCGCTCATCTTGCATGCATTGTTTACGGGAGACGCCACGCCGCTGGCAAAGTGGCTGGCAATAAGCCCCCGTAACGCGATCACCGTTCTCGACACCCATGACGGGATTGGCGTTATAGATGTCGGTGCCCATAGCGACGGCCGGGCGGGCCTCCTCGAACCCCAGGCGATCGACAATCTTGTGGGAGAGATCCATAGGCGATCGGATGGCCAGAGCCGCCAGGCGACGGGGGCCGCTGCATCGAATCTGGACCTTTATCAGGTAAACTGCACCTACTATGACGCGCTTGGTCGCAACGATAATGATTATCTCATCGCTCGGGCAATTCAGTTTTTTGCTCCAGGAATTCCGCAAGTCTATTATGTCGGTTTATTGGGCGGCGTAAACGATATGGACCTGCTCGCCAAAACGGGCGTGGGGCGTGACATTAACCGGCACTATTACGGCAACGACGAAATCGGTACGGCCCTTGAGACGCCGCTCTTCCATCGCCTTTCAAATCTGATCCGTTTCAGGAACACCCATCCCGCCTTCGGTGGAGCGCTCAAGGCCACCATTGCTGATGCCGGAGCGTTGGTGCTTTCATGGCAACACGGCGATGCTTTTGCTGAATTGAAGATCTCATTTGCCGACCGCAAGGCGAGCATTGCCGCATCTGGTCAGAGCGAGATGCAGATCGTCGAGTGA
- a CDS encoding Na/Pi cotransporter family protein yields MESTIVLINLCGAVALLLFGLAQVKDGASRALGARLRTGLASGTKSSARSFLSGFVATVALQSSTATALMVSSFVERELIKPRMAQVVLLGANVGTAVTAWIVATGIEWVSPALLFVGIILYRGGSTSRQGAGTALLGIALMLLSLHLLSNATEPLRHSPALAAFIGLLENAWPVAMIFSAAIAFASSSSLAAVVLILSLTSTGILSGGLVVALVLGANFGGAIPPVIASLSASAAARRVTLGNLIVRAIGCLLILPVADILASWLSMLPVPASKLPVDAHLALNIGLALLAMPFSRLLARWMGVLIPASEQADNTPKFLDPDELSTPVVALTSAAREVLGVGDLIERMLLRVSDAFQQNNAARLKDIAQLERQVDRLQQEVKVYLSKLGRTGLSEDEGRRSIVIIDYAINLEHIGDIVEKGLLPEVTKKIAHGLKFSDDGFSELTQLFQLTVDNLRIAQTILITRDINLARQLMERKVEVRHMEKQSSERHLERLRDGRTDSLQTSSLHLDILRDLKRINAHIVSVAHPIMDEQGLLGESRLIAGGSAD; encoded by the coding sequence TTGGAATCGACAATCGTTCTCATAAATCTCTGCGGCGCCGTCGCGTTGCTGCTGTTCGGCCTGGCCCAGGTGAAGGACGGAGCCTCCCGTGCGCTTGGGGCCAGATTGCGAACGGGCCTCGCCTCCGGCACGAAAAGCAGCGCCCGGTCGTTTCTATCAGGGTTCGTCGCCACAGTCGCGCTTCAGAGTTCTACAGCGACGGCGCTGATGGTCTCCTCGTTTGTGGAACGAGAGCTTATCAAGCCTCGCATGGCGCAGGTCGTCCTCCTCGGCGCCAATGTCGGAACGGCGGTCACCGCCTGGATCGTCGCAACGGGCATCGAATGGGTGTCCCCTGCCCTACTCTTCGTCGGCATCATTCTCTATCGAGGCGGTTCGACCTCCAGGCAGGGCGCCGGAACAGCGTTGCTCGGTATCGCGCTGATGCTGCTGTCACTACACCTACTCAGCAACGCGACCGAGCCGCTTCGCCATTCGCCGGCGCTCGCAGCGTTTATCGGCCTGCTTGAAAACGCCTGGCCGGTCGCGATGATCTTTTCCGCGGCCATCGCATTCGCGTCATCTTCAAGCTTGGCTGCGGTCGTTCTGATTTTGTCGTTGACCTCCACCGGAATCCTCTCTGGCGGGCTTGTCGTAGCGCTGGTTCTTGGAGCCAATTTCGGTGGCGCAATACCTCCGGTGATCGCGTCGTTATCAGCATCGGCGGCGGCCAGGCGGGTCACACTAGGCAATCTGATTGTCCGGGCAATCGGCTGCCTGCTGATCCTGCCAGTGGCCGATATTTTGGCCAGCTGGCTTTCGATGTTGCCGGTCCCAGCGTCCAAACTTCCCGTGGACGCGCATCTCGCGTTAAATATCGGCCTGGCTCTCCTGGCCATGCCGTTTTCCCGCCTTCTTGCACGGTGGATGGGGGTCCTCATCCCCGCGTCCGAACAGGCTGACAACACACCGAAATTCCTCGATCCGGATGAGCTATCAACACCAGTCGTAGCACTGACGAGTGCTGCACGCGAAGTGCTTGGCGTTGGAGACCTGATCGAAAGAATGCTCTTGAGAGTGTCGGACGCGTTCCAACAGAACAACGCCGCGAGATTGAAGGATATTGCGCAGCTTGAGCGCCAGGTCGACCGGTTACAGCAGGAGGTCAAGGTCTACTTATCGAAACTCGGCCGTACTGGACTGTCGGAAGACGAAGGCCGACGCTCGATCGTCATCATCGACTACGCCATCAACCTCGAACATATCGGGGATATTGTCGAGAAAGGTCTGCTGCCCGAGGTCACGAAGAAGATCGCCCACGGTTTGAAATTCTCTGATGACGGCTTCTCCGAACTAACACAACTCTTCCAGCTCACCGTCGATAATCTCCGGATCGCACAAACAATCCTTATCACCCGGGACATCAATCTCGCGCGTCAGCTCATGGAGCGGAAAGTCGAAGTCCGGCACATGGAAAAACAGTCTTCCGAGCGCCACCTGGAACGTCTGCGCGACGGGCGCACCGACAGCCTTCAAACCAGCTCGCTTCACCTCGACATCTTGCGTGATCTCAAGCGGATCAACGCGCATATCGTCTCGGTTGCTCACCCGATCATGGACGAGCAAGGATTACTGGGCGAGAGCCGTCTCATCGCGGGCGGCTCTGCAGACTGA
- a CDS encoding DeoR/GlpR family DNA-binding transcription regulator, producing the protein MVFNSTQDRQAKIVELLRDEQFLAIGRLTEHFQISVATARRDLSELHEAGLLRRTHGGAVSVTQVTQDKPNAARAVWNRAEKAAIAGVVAGMIVEGDTVLLDAGTTALEVAKKLADRRNLTFISNGLDIVEELTRGEGKSIYSVGGEYTETNRSFRGPLAEQFIRQFNVDKLILNAASIDVDRGLICTSSPVNASVARAMIEVSSRVIVVADHSKFTKSSLSVTARIEDVGVIVTDSGTRTIIETIPEKLRKKFVVAN; encoded by the coding sequence TTGGTGTTCAACTCAACTCAGGACCGCCAGGCGAAAATCGTTGAGCTTTTGCGCGATGAGCAGTTTTTGGCTATCGGCAGATTGACGGAGCACTTCCAGATTTCGGTGGCCACTGCGAGGCGCGACTTGAGCGAACTCCACGAGGCCGGACTCTTGCGTCGAACTCACGGCGGTGCGGTCAGCGTCACGCAGGTTACACAGGACAAGCCGAACGCTGCCCGCGCCGTCTGGAATCGGGCGGAGAAGGCGGCCATAGCCGGAGTCGTTGCCGGTATGATCGTCGAGGGTGACACGGTTCTTCTGGACGCCGGTACAACTGCGCTGGAAGTTGCCAAGAAGCTCGCTGACCGCAGAAACCTCACCTTCATCTCGAATGGTCTCGACATTGTCGAGGAATTGACGAGAGGGGAGGGCAAAAGCATCTATTCGGTCGGGGGCGAGTATACCGAAACGAACCGCTCCTTCCGCGGCCCTTTGGCGGAGCAGTTTATCCGCCAGTTCAATGTCGACAAACTCATTCTCAACGCGGCGTCGATCGATGTTGATCGCGGATTGATCTGTACGTCGTCGCCCGTGAACGCGAGTGTCGCTCGCGCCATGATCGAAGTTTCGAGCCGCGTGATCGTCGTCGCGGATCATTCGAAATTCACAAAATCGAGCCTCTCGGTGACGGCCAGGATCGAGGATGTCGGCGTGATCGTCACCGACTCTGGAACCCGAACCATCATTGAGACAATACCGGAAAAGCTGCGGAAGAAGTTCGTTGTTGCGAACTAG
- a CDS encoding ABC transporter substrate-binding protein — protein MLKTNRRNFMMGTAAIAVASTAGAKFTFAQERRALRLGVNGLPNSLEPVNAISNVGPRIVNQIFDTLIARDFFAKGAPGNAIDLVPALAESWERIDEKSVRFKLRQKVMFHDGVELTADDVAYTFSSERLWGPEAIKKIPLGKSYSLDFDEPVVEDKYTVTLRTKTPSYLIETFVASWMSRIVPKEYYKKLGAVDFGNKPVGTGPYKFVEFVAGDRVVLEANDAYWGPKPTASKITYQIVAEPATRVAGLISGEYDIITTLTPDDIQLINSYPDLETRGTLIENFHMFTFNMNQEVFKDKKLRRALALAVNRPIMVEALWKKQASIPAGFNFPNYGETFDPKRKAMEYNVEEAKRLVKESGYDGTPITYHTMGNYYANAMPALMMMIEMWKQIGVNVVMKTYAPGSFPPDNQTWMRNWSNGQWMTDAYATIVPEFGPNGQVQKRWGWKAPAEFNELCQKVTVLPNGKERFDAYNRMRDIFEEEAPAVILYQPYDVYAARKDVHWKPVSFEMMEFRNNLSFG, from the coding sequence ATGCTTAAGACCAATCGCAGGAATTTTATGATGGGCACCGCGGCGATAGCGGTCGCTTCAACTGCCGGTGCGAAGTTCACCTTCGCGCAAGAACGCCGGGCGCTTCGCCTGGGTGTGAACGGATTGCCGAACTCGCTGGAGCCGGTCAATGCAATCAGCAATGTCGGCCCGCGTATCGTCAACCAGATATTCGACACGCTGATAGCGCGCGATTTTTTCGCGAAGGGAGCTCCCGGCAATGCCATCGACCTCGTTCCGGCACTTGCCGAGAGCTGGGAGCGCATCGATGAGAAATCGGTTCGCTTCAAGCTGCGGCAGAAGGTCATGTTCCACGATGGTGTTGAACTGACCGCGGACGATGTCGCATACACCTTTTCTTCCGAACGCCTTTGGGGTCCCGAAGCGATCAAGAAAATCCCGCTTGGGAAATCCTATTCGCTTGATTTCGATGAGCCCGTGGTCGAGGACAAATACACAGTCACACTTCGCACAAAGACCCCGAGCTATCTCATCGAGACCTTCGTCGCATCCTGGATGAGCCGCATTGTTCCCAAAGAATACTACAAGAAACTGGGAGCAGTAGATTTCGGTAACAAGCCCGTTGGAACAGGCCCGTACAAGTTCGTGGAATTTGTTGCCGGCGACCGTGTGGTGCTGGAAGCCAACGACGCCTACTGGGGTCCAAAGCCGACTGCATCGAAGATCACCTACCAGATCGTCGCAGAGCCAGCCACACGCGTCGCGGGTCTGATCAGCGGTGAATACGATATCATCACTACCCTGACGCCGGACGACATTCAGCTGATAAATAGCTATCCAGACCTCGAAACGCGCGGGACGCTCATCGAAAACTTCCACATGTTCACCTTCAATATGAACCAAGAAGTTTTCAAGGATAAGAAGCTTCGGCGCGCTCTTGCTCTGGCTGTCAACCGGCCAATCATGGTTGAAGCGCTCTGGAAGAAACAAGCATCTATCCCGGCCGGCTTCAATTTCCCGAACTATGGGGAAACCTTCGATCCAAAGCGTAAGGCCATGGAATATAATGTCGAGGAGGCCAAGCGTCTCGTCAAGGAGAGCGGCTACGATGGAACGCCGATCACCTATCACACGATGGGCAACTATTATGCCAACGCCATGCCTGCGTTGATGATGATGATCGAAATGTGGAAGCAGATCGGTGTGAACGTGGTCATGAAAACCTACGCACCGGGTAGCTTCCCCCCGGACAACCAGACCTGGATGAGAAACTGGTCCAACGGCCAATGGATGACCGATGCCTACGCCACGATCGTCCCCGAATTCGGGCCGAATGGTCAGGTTCAAAAGCGTTGGGGTTGGAAGGCGCCGGCCGAGTTCAACGAATTATGTCAGAAGGTCACGGTTCTGCCGAATGGCAAGGAGCGCTTCGACGCCTACAATCGCATGCGGGACATTTTCGAAGAGGAGGCGCCAGCCGTCATTCTCTATCAGCCGTATGACGTTTATGCCGCGCGCAAGGATGTCCACTGGAAGCCCGTGAGCTTCGAGATGATGGAATTCCGCAACAATCTCAGCTTCGGCTGA
- a CDS encoding ABC transporter ATP-binding protein — MSNLLTVRDLIVQVPARDITIINGVSFSLDAGQTLGLVGESGCGKSMTCYAIAKALPRGISQTGGTIELDSGPKADGKPAIAMIYQDPTSSLNPVHSIGYYLESSLYRHQGLEGNDARLEAMRLLERVGIDRAKSRLRSYPHEFSGGMNQRVMIAHALAAKPKLMIADEPTTALDVTTQAQILHLLEELRSETGMALLIVSHDLGVIARLADRAAVMYCGKIVETAPVAELLERAAHPYARALIGCMPTIDADDLEPPVPIPGSVPLLDNLPAGCYYHPRCPRASEQCSVSFPGPVNVGAFHDAACYHPVSP, encoded by the coding sequence TTGTCAAATCTACTAACAGTTCGCGACCTGATCGTTCAGGTGCCGGCGCGCGATATCACAATCATCAACGGTGTCAGTTTTTCACTGGATGCAGGGCAGACGCTTGGACTCGTCGGGGAGTCGGGCTGCGGAAAGAGCATGACATGTTACGCAATAGCCAAGGCATTGCCGCGAGGGATTTCGCAGACGGGCGGAACTATTGAGCTGGACAGTGGACCAAAGGCTGATGGCAAGCCGGCTATTGCCATGATCTATCAGGACCCGACCAGCAGCCTCAATCCGGTTCATTCGATCGGTTATTATCTCGAGAGCAGCCTTTATCGCCATCAGGGTCTGGAGGGCAACGATGCACGGCTCGAGGCCATGCGTCTTCTCGAACGTGTCGGTATCGACCGCGCCAAAAGTCGGCTGCGATCCTATCCTCATGAGTTCTCGGGCGGTATGAACCAGCGCGTCATGATTGCCCACGCGCTCGCTGCGAAGCCCAAGCTGATGATCGCCGACGAGCCCACGACAGCGCTCGATGTCACGACGCAGGCGCAGATCCTTCATCTTCTGGAGGAACTCAGATCTGAAACAGGCATGGCGCTTTTGATCGTGTCGCACGATCTCGGCGTGATCGCCCGCCTCGCGGATCGTGCGGCGGTCATGTATTGCGGAAAGATCGTCGAAACGGCGCCGGTTGCGGAATTGTTGGAGCGTGCAGCGCATCCTTACGCTCGCGCCCTGATCGGCTGCATGCCAACGATCGATGCGGACGACCTGGAGCCGCCAGTACCAATCCCGGGTTCTGTTCCTCTTCTCGATAACCTGCCTGCCGGATGTTATTATCACCCACGCTGTCCCCGCGCGAGCGAACAATGTTCCGTGAGCTTTCCCGGGCCTGTCAACGTCGGCGCGTTCCATGACGCGGCCTGTTACCATCCGGTGAGCCCATGA
- a CDS encoding oligopeptide/dipeptide ABC transporter ATP-binding protein, which yields MSAPLLQARGVTKVFRLKSGLFVKPSVHVAVNSIDLELAPRERVGVVGESGSGKSTLGRLLLGLTSTTEGEVLFEGLAHTDRSARDWSTFRKETSLVQQNPLSALNPQMTIGEQIAEAVWVHRVANRAGARDRAATMLDRVGLSSAMMNRYPHQMSGGQRQRVVIARALILDPKLVVFDEAVSALDVSVQAQVVALLRQLWQELDLAYVFITHDLRIVRHLVDRIVVMYLGRVVETGDIKSVYAWPRHPYTRALLASVPTMDPTVRNIEPPIKGELDAGKVMTGCAFRSRCPFAIERCAKETPLLRPAGGQLAACHRAEEFPRSIVAQTDPAQMMEVAR from the coding sequence ATGAGTGCGCCTCTTCTTCAGGCCCGCGGGGTCACCAAGGTCTTTCGCCTGAAATCCGGGCTTTTCGTAAAGCCATCGGTACATGTGGCGGTTAATTCAATTGATCTCGAACTTGCGCCGCGTGAGCGGGTAGGTGTCGTCGGTGAATCTGGAAGCGGGAAATCGACACTCGGTAGACTTCTGCTCGGCTTGACCTCCACCACCGAGGGAGAGGTCTTGTTCGAAGGACTCGCGCACACAGATCGTAGCGCGCGAGACTGGTCGACGTTCCGAAAGGAGACCTCCCTGGTTCAGCAAAACCCGCTGTCCGCCCTTAATCCACAAATGACGATCGGCGAGCAAATCGCTGAAGCCGTCTGGGTTCACCGGGTTGCCAACCGCGCGGGCGCGCGTGATCGGGCGGCAACCATGCTGGACCGGGTCGGCCTCTCGAGCGCGATGATGAACCGCTATCCACATCAGATGTCGGGAGGGCAGCGACAAAGAGTTGTTATTGCCCGAGCTTTGATCCTCGACCCCAAATTGGTCGTATTCGATGAGGCGGTATCTGCGCTCGACGTTTCTGTGCAAGCCCAGGTCGTTGCGTTGCTTCGGCAGCTCTGGCAGGAGCTTGATCTGGCGTATGTGTTCATCACCCACGACCTGCGCATCGTTCGCCATCTCGTTGATCGTATTGTCGTGATGTATCTTGGCCGCGTCGTCGAAACCGGCGATATCAAATCTGTCTATGCGTGGCCACGCCATCCCTATACCCGCGCATTGCTTGCCTCCGTCCCCACTATGGACCCGACGGTCCGCAATATTGAACCACCGATCAAGGGGGAACTCGACGCTGGCAAGGTAATGACTGGCTGTGCCTTCCGGTCACGCTGTCCTTTTGCAATCGAAAGATGTGCGAAAGAAACGCCGCTGCTTCGGCCTGCGGGCGGGCAACTGGCAGCGTGCCATAGAGCGGAAGAGTTTCCGAGATCTATAGTCGCGCAGACTGATCCGGCGCAGATGATGGAGGTGGCGCGATGA